The Musa acuminata AAA Group cultivar baxijiao chromosome BXJ2-2, Cavendish_Baxijiao_AAA, whole genome shotgun sequence genome has a segment encoding these proteins:
- the LOC103976819 gene encoding LEAF RUST 10 DISEASE-RESISTANCE LOCUS RECEPTOR-LIKE PROTEIN KINASE-like 2.1, translated as MRAKSLPSFALLLSILVLLISFSRRIKPAAAAGSETGGCEVGSRCGDAVDISDPFWLSGGDAFCGDPAFEVECRGGLPILANSLGGGSYFIKQIFHRNKSLLVANTQFARGDCPIPHDDSQLGLHDHVDHHFTISTANKVLFLFRNCSGIPPGHHERIRCANDTFAELGESYDYPKPPNWSSECEVVNAPVFPYGAEEESGRTNYEDLLKNGFLVEWWSNPEGCEECRESDGKCGSHHETGDFVCHCPRGWDEPSSCGKFHNFHKKWIAIGPVVGLVSFLLVCAALFFYAQKRFDISDIFLNKSDNTRNIEAFLDNYGSLAPKRYKYSDLKSMTKSFHEKLGAGGYGSVFKGTLEDGRLVAVKMLMSESKENGAEFMNEVASIGRTSHVNIVSLLGFCLDGHRRALIYEFMANGSLEKYIFSD; from the exons ATGCGTGCCAAATCATTGCCGAGCTTCGCTCTTCTCCTCTCCATCCTTGTGCTCTTGATCAGCTTCTCGCGGCGGATAAAACCAGCCGCAGCGGCCGGGTCAGAGACGGGTGGGTGCGAGGTCGGCAGCCGCTGCGGAGATGCTGTAGACATTAGCGACCCCTTCTGGCTCAGTGGGGGTGATGCATTCTGTGGCGATCCCGCTTTTGAAGTCGAGTGCAGAGGTGGTCTCCCCATTCTGGCGAACTCCTTGGGAGGAGGGTCGTACTTTATCAAACAGATCTTCCACCGTAACAAGTCATTGTTGGTTGCCAACACCCAATTCGCCCGCGGCGACTGCCCGATCCCCCACGACGATTCCCAGTTAGGACTCCATGATCACGTCGACCATCACTTCACAATCAGCACCGCCAACAAAGTGCTCTTCTTGTTTCGTAACTGCTCGGGAATCCCACCCGGCCATCACGAAAGGATACGGTGCGCTAATGATACTTTCGCTGAACTCGGTGAAAGCTATGACTACCCAAAGCCGCCGAATTGGTCGAGCGAGTGTGAGGTGGTCAATGCACCGGTTTTCCCGTATGGTGCAGAGGAAGAGAGTGGACGCACCAACTACGAGGATCTCCTCAAGAACGGATTTCTGGTGGAATGGTGGTCGAACCCTGAAGGCTGTGAGGAATGCAGAGAGAGCGACGGGAAGTGCGGGTCTCATCACGAAACAGGGGACTTCGTCTGTCACTGCCCACGAGGATGGGATGAACCCAGCAGTTGCG GAAAATTCCATAATTTCCATAAGAAGTGGATTGCGATAG GTCCAGTGGTAGGATTGGTGAGCTTCCTGTTGGTGTGTGCTGCATTATTCTTCTATGCGCAAAAAAGATTTGATATCTCTGACATATTTCTGAATAAATCAGATAACACACGAAACATAGAAGCCTTTTTAGATAATTATGGATCCTTGGCCCCCAAAAGATACAAGTATTCTGATCTTAAAAGCATGACAAAATCTTTTCATGAGAAACTAGGGGCAGGTGGATACGGAAGTGTGTTTAAAGGTACACTTGAAGATGGTCGTTTGGTGGCTGTGAAGATGTTGATGAGCGAGTCCAAAGAGAATGGTGCAGAATTCATGAATGAAGTCGCAAGCATCGGTAGGACGTCGCATGTTAACATTGTTAGTCTGCTTGGCTTTTGTTTAGATGGTCACAGAAGAGCTCTGATTTATGAATTCATGGCCAATGGATCTCTGGAGAAGTACATCTTTTCGGATTAG
- the LOC135606289 gene encoding LEAF RUST 10 DISEASE-RESISTANCE LOCUS RECEPTOR-LIKE PROTEIN KINASE-like 1.2 has translation MRAKSLPSFTLILSILVLLISFSRQIKPAAADGSETGGCEVSSRCGDAVDISDPFWLSGGDAFCGDPAFEVECTGGLPILANSLGGGSYFIKQIFHRNKSLLVANTQFARGDCPIPHDDSQLGLHDHVDHYFTISTANKVLFLFRNCSGIPPGHHERIRCANDTFAELGESYDYPKPPNWSSECEVVNAPVFPYGAEEESGRTNYEDLLKNGFLVEWWSNPEDCEECRESGRKCGSHHETGDFVCHCPRGWDEPSSCGKRHKNMNKLVIGICVGVGCLVMASFGCFFYYHCSWRRKQQSSFLLSRNVSSHPTSESDLEFGSEQYHTQIFMYEELEGATDGFSTSNVLGDGGFGTVYKGKLRDGRTVAIKRFYKDNYRLVEQFINEVYILSSIRHQNLVTLYGCTSRSSRELLLVYEYVPNGTVADHLHGCRACEGALTWPLRMSIAIETADALSYLHAITPQIIHRDVKTTNILLDRSFHVKVGDFGLSRLFPVNATHVSTAPQGTPGYVDPDYHQCYQLTDKSDVYSFGVMLVELISSKPAVDVSRQSRDINLANMAIDKIQKQELDQLVDPKLWFRSDCNIRTMIERVAGVAFRCLQAEKEMRPPIKEVLEVLKGIEDEGRNGAKGVEADATVNDEDCLLRKKSPPHSPDSVATRWESKSTTPNYSA, from the exons ATGCGTGCCAAATCATTGCCGAGCTTCACTCTTATCCTCTCCATCCTCGTGCTCTTGATCAGCTTCTCGCGGCAGATAAAACCAGCCGCAGCGGACGGGTCAGAGACGGGAGGGTGCGAGGTCAGCAGCCGCTGCGGAGATGCTGTAGACATTAGCGACCCCTTCTGGCTCAGTGGGGGTGATGCATTCTGTGGCGATCCCGCTTTTGAAGTCGAGTGCACAGGTGGTCTCCCCATTCTGGCGAACTCCTTGGGAGGAGGGTCGTACTTTATCAAACAGATCTTCCACCGTAACAAGTCATTGTTGGTTGCCAACACCCAATTCGCCCGCGGCGACTGCCCGATCCCTCACGACGATTCCCAGTTAGGACTCCATGATCACGTCGACCATTACTTCACGATCAGCACCGCCAACAAAGTGCTCTTCTTGTTTCGTAACTGCTCGGGAATCCCACCCGGCCATCACGAAAGGATACGGTGCGCTAATGATACTTTCGCTGAACTCGGTGAAAGCTATGACTACCCAAAGCCGCCGAATTGGTCGAGCGAGTGTGAGGTGGTCAATGCACCGGTTTTCCCGTATGGTGCAGAGGAAGAGAGTGGACGTACCAACTACGAGGATCTCCTCAAGAACGGATTTCTGGTGGAGTGGTGGTCGAACCCTGAAGACTGTGAGGAATGCAGAGAGAGCGGCAGGAAGTGCGGGTCTCATCACGAAACAGGGGACTTCGTCTGTCACTGCCCACGAGGATGGGATGAACCCAGCAGTTGCG GAAAACGACACaaaaatatgaacaagcttgtgaTAG GAATTTGTGTAGGCGTAGGCTGCTTGGTCATGGCAAGCTTCGGATGCTTCTTTTATTACCATTGCAGCTGGAGGAGAAAACAGCAATCATCATTTCTGCTATCGCGAAACGTCTCTTCCCATCCAACTTCTGAGAGTGATCTAGAATTCGGCAGCGAACAATACCATACCCAAATCTTCATGTACGAAGAACTGGAGGGTGCCACGGATGGCTTCAGCACCTCAAATGTGCTCGGTGATGGCGGATTTGGCACTGTCTACAAAG GAAAGCTCCGTGATGGTCGAACGGTGGCCATCAAGCGATTCTACAAGGACAACTACAGGCTCGTCGAGCAGTTCATCAACGAGGTCTACATCCTCTCTTCCATCCGCCACCAGAACCTCGTCACCCTGTACGGCTGCACCTCCCGCAGCAGTCGCGAGCTCCTCCTCGTGTACGAGTACGTGCCCAACGGCACCGTCGCAGACCACCTCCATGGCTGCCGTGCTTGCGAGGGGGCCCTCACGTGGCCCCTCCGGATGAGCATCGCCATCGAGACAGCCGACGCACTCAGCTACCTCCACGCCATCACGCCCCAAATCATCCACCGAGACGTCAAGACCACCAACATCTTGCTCGACAGGAGCTTCCATGTCAAGGTTGGGGACTTCGGGTTATCCAGGCTTTTCCCGGTCAACGCCACCCACGTATCCACCGCACCACAGGGCACGCCCGGCTACGTCGACCCCGACTACCACCAGTGCTACCAGCTCACCGACAAAAGTGATGTGTACAGCTTCGGGGTGATGCTGGTAGAGCTCATATCTTCCAAGCCTGCTGTGGACGTCAGTAGGCAGAGCCGTGACATCAATTTGGCCAACATGGCCATCGACAAGATCCAAAAGCAAGAACTGGATCAGCTGGTCGATCCAAAGCTCTGGTTTCGGTCGGACTGCAACATAAGGACGATGATCGAGCGGGTGGCTGGAGTAGCGTTCAGGTGCTTGCAAGCGGAGAAGGAGATGAGGCCTCCCATCAAAGAGGTTCTCGAGGTACTGAAAGGGATAGAGGATGAGGGACGGAACGGCGCGAAGGGTGTGGAAGCTGATGCTACGGTAAATGACGAAGATTGCTTGCTGAGGAAGAAGTCGCCGCCACATTCGCCAGACTCTGTTGCAACACGGTGGGAAAGCAAGTCGACGACACCAAACTATAGTGCTTGA
- the LOC103976665 gene encoding uncharacterized protein LOC103976665, producing the protein MVRKRSPIVRKALDLIALSFSTRVAKVRRPIARKLLLLKRTKRFNLLRHYNYAFIAEYEFSPSNSPLFRRPCAPPKKRSRFLSLLCGGDGAESVAEGGVFQDEHEMLSPGGAFRDELLYDDDGIGRELSREFSEYGDEEDGTVDQRAERFIEKFYEEMRNQRRESDAAREHAI; encoded by the coding sequence ATGGTGAGAAAGAGGAGCCCCATCGTCAGGAAGGCGTTGGACCTCATCGCCCTCAGCTTCAGTACCCGCGTGGCCAAGGTCAGGCGGCCCATCGCCCGGAAGCTGCTGCTCCTCAAGCGGACCAAAAGGTTCAACCTCCTCCGGCACTACAACTACGCCTTCATCGCGGAGTACGAGTTCTCGCCCTCCAACTCCCCGCTCTTCCGCCGCCCTTGTGCCccgccgaagaagaggagccgctTTCTGTCGCTGCTTTGCGGCGGCGATGGCGCGGAGTCTGTCGCGGAGGGTGGCGTGTTCCAGGATGAGCACGAGATGCTGTCGCCCGGCGGAGCTTTTCGGGACGAGCTTCTGTACGATGACGATGGAATCGGAAGAGAACTCTCTCGTGAGTTCTCGGAGTACGGTGATGAAGAGGACGGGACCGTGGATCAGAGAGCAGAGAGGTTTATAGAGAAGTTCTACGAGGAAATGAGGAATCAAAGGCGGGAGTCTGATGCAGCACGCGAACATGCTATTTGA